One Deferribacterota bacterium DNA window includes the following coding sequences:
- a CDS encoding bifunctional riboflavin kinase/FAD synthetase, translating into MKIIRRLIDYNSIEPLAISIGNFDGVHIAHQEVIKRSVNYAKNNNIKSAVITFSPHPLKYFGYDVKILTTERKKIELVEKLNIDYMFILDFGEVVSLPSDVFVEEVLLNKLHMAFIAVGFNYRFGKKNSGDVTLLKLFSKRYGFVIDVVDRVIINDMLVSSTNIRNLLLEGELELVNKMLGRFYSLEGNVISGKSIGKLLGFPTANIKTDNEVLPKFGVYAGRVKINKEYYPAAINIGRRPTVNDNFVCVEAHIIDFTGDLYDQFVEVELIRYIRGEKKFDDFQSLSNQIRKDVTTILDILKSEKLR; encoded by the coding sequence ATGAAAATAATTAGAAGACTGATTGATTATAACAGTATTGAACCCTTAGCAATTTCTATTGGAAATTTTGATGGTGTCCATATTGCACATCAAGAGGTTATTAAAAGGTCAGTAAACTATGCGAAGAATAATAATATAAAGAGTGCAGTGATTACTTTTAGTCCACATCCATTAAAATATTTTGGTTATGATGTGAAGATTCTAACAACTGAGAGAAAAAAGATAGAGCTTGTTGAGAAATTAAATATTGATTATATGTTTATACTTGATTTTGGCGAAGTAGTTTCATTGCCTTCTGATGTTTTTGTTGAAGAAGTTCTTTTAAATAAATTACATATGGCATTTATTGCTGTCGGTTTTAATTACAGATTTGGCAAGAAAAATAGCGGCGATGTTACACTACTAAAGTTGTTTTCTAAAAGATATGGTTTTGTTATAGATGTTGTTGATAGGGTAATTATTAATGATATGCTAGTTTCTAGCACAAACATTAGGAATCTTTTGTTAGAAGGGGAGCTTGAGCTAGTTAATAAGATGCTTGGAAGGTTTTATAGTTTAGAGGGCAATGTAATTAGTGGTAAAAGTATAGGCAAGCTCTTGGGGTTTCCAACGGCAAACATAAAAACAGACAATGAGGTTTTGCCAAAATTTGGAGTATATGCGGGAAGGGTCAAAATTAACAAAGAATATTATCCAGCTGCGATTAATATTGGCAGGAGACCTACTGTTAATGACAATTTTGTCTGCGTCGAGGCACATATAATAGATTTTACAGGCGATCTTTATGATCAATTTGTTGAGGTAGAATTAATAAGATATATTAGAGGTGAAAAAAAATTTGATGATTTTCAATCTTTATCAAATCAAATAAGAAAGGATGTGACAACAATATTAGATATATTAAAGTCAGAGAAA